A genomic segment from Hyalangium minutum encodes:
- a CDS encoding type II CAAX prenyl endopeptidase Rce1 family protein: MDPFAAKSPTWKVLLVAGVGFVLLDVYSYLPVLLSGGPGMFVAVGVSFFFLAHAWGRLTGAGGLRGYGFFRHMGWGRNLALGFAAGFAVKGLAYGVEWALGGFRFEGFIDFAPLAVLLAQALVGMFLSSAMDDVLIRGYVFRHLSPLLPSRALIFVTTVLYILNHAVYAQMTLLNCALWAALGLAFALALARTGSLWLSIGLHWGGNVMYRVRSGFDPQQGGMVRLTELPQPEWFGWLSVGAMVLMLVATFPLSRFSAKVEPTTGSGS; encoded by the coding sequence ATGGACCCCTTCGCCGCGAAGTCTCCCACTTGGAAGGTGCTGCTCGTCGCAGGAGTGGGGTTCGTCCTGCTCGATGTGTACTCGTACCTGCCGGTGCTGTTGAGCGGAGGCCCGGGGATGTTCGTTGCGGTGGGCGTCTCCTTCTTCTTCCTCGCCCACGCATGGGGACGGCTCACCGGAGCGGGTGGGTTGCGCGGCTACGGCTTCTTCCGGCACATGGGCTGGGGACGCAACCTCGCGCTGGGCTTCGCGGCCGGGTTCGCGGTCAAAGGGCTCGCGTATGGCGTGGAGTGGGCGCTGGGAGGCTTCCGCTTCGAGGGCTTCATCGACTTCGCGCCCTTGGCCGTGCTGCTCGCACAGGCGCTGGTCGGGATGTTCTTGTCCTCAGCGATGGATGACGTGCTCATTCGCGGGTACGTCTTCCGGCACCTGTCGCCGCTCCTACCCTCGAGAGCACTCATTTTCGTGACAACGGTGCTCTACATCCTCAACCACGCCGTCTACGCGCAGATGACGTTGCTCAACTGCGCCCTGTGGGCCGCGCTGGGTCTTGCCTTCGCGCTGGCCTTGGCTCGCACGGGCTCGCTGTGGCTGTCCATCGGTCTGCACTGGGGCGGCAACGTCATGTACCGCGTGCGCAGCGGCTTTGACCCCCAGCAGGGAGGCATGGTGCGGCTCACCGAGCTGCCTCAGCCGGAGTGGTTCGGCTGGCTGAGCGTGGGGGCCATGGTGCTCATGCTCGTGGCCACGTTCCCGCTCAGCCGCTTCTCGGCGAAGGTGGAGCCCACGACGGGGAGCGGTTCTTAA
- a CDS encoding AAA family ATPase encodes MLSSIRFKDFKSFADAEVKFAPLTVLVGANASGKSNLLDAIRLMQGLGLGFSLGEAVQGRREAGREVWKGLRGGMAGLIRSGHRQTDLSLKWALEGKEWTHRLTISTEPQPLILPESFNTGAEGATAFEVIADGKGGKTAILGNKYKMPSAAPPDRSFLYDASFIHSVRTKVQPKNQVIEVEMPKAVRLVHLALQTSVFLNITPERMRDYSQQQEKELGAEGENLSAVLWKLCFEEGARQEWVDWLSELCAPELQDLDFISTELGDVMLVLIEKDGTRTPARSLSDGTLRFLGTLVALRTAPPGSILMLEEPETGLHPQRIHLLVEALESAARERGIQVIATTHSPQVLQSLSPEALKNAVLCARSPDQPGTVLRRFEDLPHFTEVLPRSSIDRLFSTGWLERAL; translated from the coding sequence ATGCTGAGTTCGATTCGCTTCAAGGATTTCAAGAGCTTTGCCGACGCGGAGGTGAAGTTCGCGCCGCTGACGGTGCTCGTTGGAGCGAACGCATCAGGCAAGAGCAACCTCCTGGATGCCATCCGGCTGATGCAGGGACTGGGGCTCGGGTTCTCACTTGGGGAGGCTGTTCAGGGCCGACGGGAGGCCGGACGCGAAGTTTGGAAGGGACTTCGGGGTGGAATGGCTGGGCTGATCCGCAGCGGTCATCGCCAGACGGACTTGTCTCTCAAGTGGGCCTTGGAGGGCAAAGAATGGACTCACCGGCTCACCATCTCGACGGAGCCGCAACCGCTCATTCTTCCTGAATCATTCAATACCGGAGCAGAGGGCGCCACAGCGTTCGAGGTCATCGCCGACGGCAAAGGGGGGAAAACGGCCATCTTAGGTAACAAGTACAAAATGCCCAGTGCCGCACCACCCGATAGGAGCTTTCTGTATGACGCCTCCTTTATCCACAGCGTGCGGACAAAAGTGCAGCCTAAGAACCAAGTGATCGAGGTGGAGATGCCCAAGGCGGTGCGTCTTGTCCACCTCGCACTGCAAACCTCGGTGTTCCTCAACATCACACCCGAGCGGATGCGCGACTACTCGCAGCAGCAGGAGAAGGAGCTCGGCGCGGAAGGAGAAAATCTCTCCGCTGTACTCTGGAAGCTGTGCTTCGAGGAAGGCGCCCGTCAGGAGTGGGTGGACTGGCTGTCGGAGCTGTGCGCCCCGGAGCTCCAGGACCTCGACTTCATCTCAACAGAGCTGGGTGACGTCATGCTCGTCCTCATCGAGAAGGACGGAACGCGTACCCCGGCCCGGAGCCTCTCCGATGGAACGCTGCGCTTCCTCGGCACCCTCGTCGCTCTGCGGACCGCGCCTCCGGGCAGCATTCTCATGCTGGAGGAACCTGAAACGGGCCTGCATCCCCAGCGCATCCACCTGCTCGTCGAGGCCCTGGAGTCAGCGGCGCGTGAGCGCGGCATCCAGGTCATCGCCACCACACACTCCCCCCAAGTCCTGCAGTCCTTGTCCCCCGAGGCGCTGAAGAACGCTGTCCTCTGCGCCCGCAGCCCAGACCAGCCGGGCACGGTGCTCCGCCGGTTCGAGGACCTCCCCCACTTCACCGAGGTTTTGCCCCGCTCCAGCATCGACCGCCTCTTCTCGACGGGCTGGCTGGAGCGTGCGCTGTGA